In Miscanthus floridulus cultivar M001 chromosome 5, ASM1932011v1, whole genome shotgun sequence, one genomic interval encodes:
- the LOC136450231 gene encoding oleosin-like, producing MAGRPLPGPRAALPSPAAARRGHASSSTERQQRSLLGSAVQTFHHVHGSTQHLLGFLALAVTLTALLVLAGVTLTAALVLLSPLVLLTVPLWAPVVVVALLTGAASLLACCAGVAAVAVGTWAHRYFTGRHPVGAHRVESAADHDHYARGGTVADVASRVRGYYDAYAREYGGYPPRSHARVKDAAPGA from the coding sequence ATGGCAGGCCGGCCGCTGCCCGGGCCACGCGCAGCCCTGcccagccccgccgccgcccggcgCGGCCACGCGTCGTCGTCGACGGAGCGCCAGCAGCGCTCGCTGCTCGGAAGCGCCGTCCAGACGTTCCACCACGTCCACGGCTCCACCCAGCACCTCCTGGGCTTCCTCGCGCTGGCCGTCACCCTGACCGCGCTCCTTGTCCTGGCGGGCGTCACGCTCACAGCCGCGCTGGTCCTGCTCAGCCCACTCGTGCTCCTCACCGTCCCGCTCTGGGCGCCCGTGGTGGTCGTGGCGCTGCTGACGGGGGCCGCCTCGCTGCTCGCCTGCTGCGCCGGCGTGGCCGCGGTCGCCGTGGGCACGTGGGCGCACCGCTACTTCACGGGGCGCCACCCCGTCGGCGCGCACCGGGTGGAGTCCGCCGCCGACCACGACCACTACGCCCGCGGGGGCACGGTCGCGGACGTGGCCAGCCGAGTCAGGGGGTACTACGACGCCTACGCGCGAGAGTATGGCGGGTACCCGCCGCGCTCGCACGCTCGGGTCAAGGACGCCGCGCCCGGGGCGTAG
- the LOC136452608 gene encoding uncharacterized protein, whose product MFSAMSALLSSLARRLVPLRRRKSITSSTFVVARRPFFPCGGGHRDVVSDSAFVVVKRSKTLRKKVKPPRKVGERKRGRGGDDDDLLDGDEACVWRRTILLGRRCQPLEFTGAIHYDCEGQRLWEPRTPPPSPPPPLSPVHPSELGYMDRA is encoded by the coding sequence ATGTTCAGTGCCATGTCCGCCCTCCTCTCCTCCCTGGCCCGGCGGCTGGTGCCCCTTCGCCGCAGGAAGAGCATCACGTCCTCCACTTTCGTCGTCGCCAGACGTCCGTTCTTCCCGTGCGGCGGGGGGCACCGCGACGTCGTCAGCGACAGCGCCTTCGTCGTCGTCAAGCGCAGCAAGACGCTGAGGAAGAAGGTGAAGCCGCCCAGAAAGGTGGGGGAGCGGAAGCGCGGGCGaggaggcgacgacgacgacctccTCGACGGCGATGAGGCGTGCGTGTGGCGGCGGACGATCCTCCTGGGGCGTAGGTGCCAGCCACTGGAGTTCACGGGGGCCATACACTACGACTGCGAGGGCCAGCGGCTTTGGGAGCCCCGcacaccgccgccgtcgccgccgccgccgctgagccCCGTCCATCCTTCCGAGCTCGGCTATATGGATCGCGCATAA